CGACCTATGGAGAGAACATTGGGGTTCTCGCCATCACCCGGGTCTTCAGCCGTTATGTGATCATGCTGGCCGCCATCTTCGCCATTCTCTTCGCCTTCGTCGAGAAGATCGGCGCGATCCTCATGGCCATCCCGAAGCCTGTGCTGGGGGGAGTTACCATCATCCTCTTCGGGATCATCGCCGCTCAAGGTTTACGTATGTATGTGGAGAGCAAGATCGATTTCTCCCACAAGCGGAATATGATCCTAACGGCCATCATCCTGGTGACCGGCATCGGAGGGTTTAAACTGGAGTTCCATGATGTTTCCTTCTATAATCTCATCATCAACCTGACGGTAGATAATATCGCGATGGCTACGATTCTTGGCGTGGTGATCCACGCCCTCCTCCCAGGGAAAGAGGTTGCCTATGGAGAGCAGAAAGAGGGAAGTGTAGCCGGGGAACCACATAGCGGATGATGGATGAACAATGTTAGCAACTTAAGCCACCTGTACGATCCTTGAAATTCGTCCCGTGAGGCGAGTAAGGAGCAAGGGGCTTTCCGGCACCATGGAAAGATCGATGAGCTTCTTACTCTGTAAGAAGCTCTTTTTTCTACCCATAAGGAACGAAACGAGTAGCCTCTCTCCATGGTTAATCGCGCTTGGAAAGAACCCACAAAGAAAGGGAGAAAGCCCATGGATCACTATGGGAAAGGTAGGGCGAGGAAAGAACCGAAAAAGGAAGGAACAGGGCAGCCGGTAAGATGTCTAGTGAAAAAGAGTGAAAGGGGAGAGGAAAGATGCGTCATCTCATCGCCATTCGGGATCTAGAGAGGGAAGAGATCGAAGAAATCTTGGAAAAGGCGGCGTACTACAAGCAGAGAGGAGCGGAGATGGATTCCCTGTTGCGAGGTCGGTTTGTGGCAGAGCTTTTCCTGGAACCGAGCACCCGCACCCGTTTCTCCTTTGAAGTGGCTGCGAAAAGGCTCGGGGCCGAAGTGCTCCACTTCGACGGACAGGTCTCAAGCCTTACAAAGGGGGAGAGTTACGAAGATACCTTAAGGACACTGGAGGCTCTCGGGGTGGAGATCGCCATCATCCGCACGGCGGAGAACGATTTCTTCCGGAATGTGGAGGGCAAGACCAACCTCGCTTTGGTGAATGCAGGAGCCGGCACCTGGGAACATCCGACCCAAGCCCTCCTCGACCTTTTCACCCTGCGGGAGCATTTCGGCTCACTCCGCGGACTTACCGTGGGGATGATCGGCGACCTGGCCTTTAGCCGGGTGGTGGGCTCCCATATGCATCTTCTCCCCAAGTTTGGGATCCACCTTCTGCTCGCCGGCGCTCCCGGAATGACGGAGAGAAAGGAAGATCCTTATCCCCCCACCGTGAAGTTATGCGGAATCGAAGAGGTGATCCGGGAAGCCGATGTGGTGATTCTTCTCCGCATCCAGCGGGAACGTCATCGAGAAGAAGCCTCCTTTTCCAAGGAGGAATATCTGCAAAAATATGGTCTCACCGTACATCGGGCCCAGGGGATGAAACCCCA
The DNA window shown above is from Thermicanus aegyptius DSM 12793 and carries:
- a CDS encoding aspartate carbamoyltransferase catalytic subunit; the protein is MRHLIAIRDLEREEIEEILEKAAYYKQRGAEMDSLLRGRFVAELFLEPSTRTRFSFEVAAKRLGAEVLHFDGQVSSLTKGESYEDTLRTLEALGVEIAIIRTAENDFFRNVEGKTNLALVNAGAGTWEHPTQALLDLFTLREHFGSLRGLTVGMIGDLAFSRVVGSHMHLLPKFGIHLLLAGAPGMTERKEDPYPPTVKLCGIEEVIREADVVILLRIQRERHREEASFSKEEYLQKYGLTVHRAQGMKPHAMIMHPAPVNRDVELESSLVDSPRSLIFRQVENGVYTRMAVLQTVWEGKKNVQLAHS